From the genome of Mycobacterium kansasii ATCC 12478:
GCCATCGAAGAACTCAACCACCGCGCCGGTGCGCAAGGTGTCGGCCGGCTCGATGTGGTCGAAGACCGGTTGGTCGGCATCAAGAGCCGCGAGATCTACGAGGCGCCGGGCGCGATGGTGCTCATCACCGCGCACACCGAACTCGAACATGTGACATTGGAACGCGAGTTGGGCCGGTTCAAGCGTCAAACTGATCAGCGCTGGGCCGAACTGGTGTACGACGGGCTGTGGTATTCGCCGCTGAAGATCGCGCTGGAAAGCTTCGTCGCCAAGACTCAGGAACATGTATCCGGCGAGATCCGGATGGTGTTGCACGGCGGTCACATCGCGGTCAACGGGCGGCGCAGCGCCGAATCCCTCTACGACTTCAACCTGGCCACCTACGACGAGGGCGACACCTTCGATCAATCGGCCGCGAAGGGCTTTGTCTACGTGCACGGGCTGTCGTCCAAACTCTCCGCCCGCCGGGACCTGCGGTGACGCACCCTTGGCGAGCAGACGCAAAAGCCCCCGACACGTCGGTCGTGGAGGGGCTTTTGCCTCTGCTCGCGAGGGGAGCCCTACCCGCGGAGAAAAAGTGAGCACCAACGAAGGGTCGCTGTGGGGCGGGCGGTTCGCCGGCGGCCCGTCCGATGCGCTGGCCGCGCTGAGCAAGTCCACCCACTTCGACTGGGTGCTGGCGCCCTACGACATCAGAGCCTCCCAAGCCCACGCCAAGGTTCTCTTCCAAGCGGGGCTGCTCACCGAACAGCAGCGCGACGGTTTGCTGGCCGGCCTCGACCGCCTCGCAAACGACGTCGCCGACGGCAGCTTCGGCCCACTGGTCACCGACGAGGACGTGCATGCCGCGCTGGAACGCGGGCTGATCGAGCGGGTCGGGCCGGAGCTGGGTGGCCGGCTGAGGGCCGGCCGCTCACGCAACGACCAAATCGCCACCCTGTTCCGGATGTGGCTGCGCGACGCCGTGCGCCGGGTCGCCGCCGGTGCGCTCGACGTGGTCCAAGCCCTGACCGTTCAGGCCGCCGCGCATCCGATCGCGATCATGCCCGGCAAGACACACCTGCAGTCGGCTCAGCCGATCCTGCTGGCCCACCACCTGCTCGCACACGCTCATCCATTGCTGCGCGACGTGGAAAGGATCGTCGACTTCGACAAGCGCGCGGCCGTGTCCCCGTACGGCTCGGGCGCATTGGCCGGCTCGTCGCTGGGTCTGGACCCGGACGCGATCGCCGCGGAGCTGGGCTTCTCGGGCGCCGCCGACAATTCCGTCGACGCGACCGCCGCCCGGGATTTCGCGGCCGAGGCCGCGTTCGTGCTGGCCATGATCGCGGTCGACCTGTCGCGGCTGGCCGAGGACATCATCATCTGGAGCACGACGGAGTTCGGTTATGTGACGCTGCACGACTCCTGGTCCACCGGTAGCTCGATCATGCCGCAGAAAAAGAATCCCGATATCGCCGAGCTGGCCCGCGGCAAGTCCGGGCGGTTGATCGGAAACCTCACCGGACTGCTGGCCACGCTGAAGGCCCAGCCATTGGCCTACAACCGCGACCTGCAGGAAGACAAGGAGCCGGTGTTCGACTCGGTAGCTCAGCTGGAGCTGCTGCTGCCGGCGATGGCCGGCCTGGTGGGCACCTTGACCTTTGACGTCGAGCGGATGGCGGCGCTGGCGCCCGCCGGCTACACGCTGGCCACCGATGTTGCGGAATGGCTTGTGCGCCAAGGTATTCCGTTTCGCGTCGCGCATGAGACCGCCGGCGCGGCGGTGCGTGCCGCCGAAGCGCGTGGCGTGGGGCTGCCGGAGCTCACCGACGATGAGCTGGCCGCCCTCAGCCCCGATCTGACGCCGCAGGTTCGTGAGGTCTTGACCGTGGCGGGTTCGGTGGCCTCGCGCGATGCTCGGGGTGGTACCGCGCCGGGTCAAGTTGCCAAGCAATTGAAAGCGGTCCAGGTCAGCTGCGACGCGTTGCGGGAGCGGCTCCGCCGTCCGTCGTGAGACGACCTTGGGCTACCTCTGCGCTGCTCGGAAGCGCTCCCGCGGAGCAACATCCATAAGATGCGGTCTTGGCGGGCGCACGCTGGGTCTCGCGGGAATGCTGACCGGCTTTCGGCAGAGAAGGATGTGTGGACCGCGGCTCCTGGAAATGCATGGCGGCTCGATTCCGCTGGCCGTCCTCACCGGCGGAAACTGAAGCCGCCGCCCCGGTCTCGTCGGTCGCGCGCGCCAAGTCGGCATAGAGACATGTGAACGAGCTGGTTTGTGCTGTCGGAGATGATGGGCGGTCAGAGGAAGCGGGAAATAACGGGCACGGGTCTGAATGCGGTGTGACCGATACGCGTGACGGTATGTAGCCATGATTTTGACGGCTCGATGATGAGCCCTGTCGGAGCCTCCGGGATTACGCTTTACCCAACGTCCGGTAGGAGGTACTGACGATGTCCTTCGTGATCACAACGCCAGCGATAATGGAGGCCGCAGCTGGGGATTTGGCCAGAATTGGCTCGGCGATCGGGGCGGCGAATGTCGTGGCGGCGGTCCCGACGACGGTGCTGGTGGCAGCCGGTGCTGATGAGGTGTCGAGCGCGGTCGCGGGGTTATTCACTCGGCATGCTCAGGCATATCAGGAGCTGAGTGCCGAGGCGGCGACTTTTTATGAGAATTTCGTGCAGACCTTCAGTACCGCTGGTCGCTCGTATGCCAGCGCCGAAGCCATAAACGTTCAGCAGACTCTACTGAATTTGATCAATGCGCCTACCCAAACGTTGCTGGGGCGCCCGCTAATTGGCAACGGCGCCAATGGAGGGACTGTTGGCGGGGTAGGTCAGCCCGGCGGCGACGGTGGGTTGTTGTACGGCAACGGTGGAAGCGGCGGCGCCAGTACAACTGCTGGGGTGGTCGGCGGAAGGGGCGGAAGTGCGGGGCTGATCGGTGCCGGCGGAGTCGGCGGGACCGGTGGGCTCGGTGCGCCTGGGGGTGCTGGCGGCAATGGTGGGTGGCTATTCGGCAATGGGGGGATGGGGGGGCTGGGCGGCGGCGGTGGTACTGGCGGGGCCGGCGGCAACGGCGGGTTGTTGCTTGGTGACGGTGGCGCCGGTGGAGCTGGCGGTGCTGGCAACGCGGCTATCAATAACGGCATCGGCGGGAACGGCGGGGTCGGCGGTGACGCTGCGCTGTTGTCCGGTGCCGGTGGTGCTGGTGGGG
Proteins encoded in this window:
- the argH gene encoding argininosuccinate lyase; protein product: MSTNEGSLWGGRFAGGPSDALAALSKSTHFDWVLAPYDIRASQAHAKVLFQAGLLTEQQRDGLLAGLDRLANDVADGSFGPLVTDEDVHAALERGLIERVGPELGGRLRAGRSRNDQIATLFRMWLRDAVRRVAAGALDVVQALTVQAAAHPIAIMPGKTHLQSAQPILLAHHLLAHAHPLLRDVERIVDFDKRAAVSPYGSGALAGSSLGLDPDAIAAELGFSGAADNSVDATAARDFAAEAAFVLAMIAVDLSRLAEDIIIWSTTEFGYVTLHDSWSTGSSIMPQKKNPDIAELARGKSGRLIGNLTGLLATLKAQPLAYNRDLQEDKEPVFDSVAQLELLLPAMAGLVGTLTFDVERMAALAPAGYTLATDVAEWLVRQGIPFRVAHETAGAAVRAAEARGVGLPELTDDELAALSPDLTPQVREVLTVAGSVASRDARGGTAPGQVAKQLKAVQVSCDALRERLRRPS